One segment of Brassica napus cultivar Da-Ae chromosome C3, Da-Ae, whole genome shotgun sequence DNA contains the following:
- the LOC106422616 gene encoding nucleolin: MLQFPTLMSQFPSLTKTIPASHLLPIQWPQPQNEEILLAMEEAEFEEKCTEIRKMSPSVPVVGKPVVDNHQEEDDNEADDDDDDDADNAEESDGEEFEQETG; the protein is encoded by the exons atgttACAGTTTCCGACGTTGATGAGCCAGTTTCCGTCGTTGACGAAGACGATTCCGGCATCGCATTTGTTACCTATACAGTGGCCCCAGCCCCAGAACGAAGAGATTCTTCTCGCCATGGAAGAAGCTGAGTTCGAAGAAAAG TGCACCGAGATAAGAAAGATGAGTCCTAGCGTACCCGTAGTAGGAAAACCAGTCGTCGACAACCATCAAGAAGAAGACGATAATgaagctgatgatgatgatgatgatgatgcagaCAATGCAGAGGAATCAGATGGTGAAGAATTCGAGCAAGAAACTGGTTAA
- the LOC106422691 gene encoding uncharacterized protein LOC106422691: protein MVAVDVKEKNSGSSLKFLCSYGGRILPRSTDGKLRYVGGHTRVLSVHRSISFEELIKKLFEFCGYSVDLRCQLPNGDLETLISVKSDEDLANIVEEYDRVSGAKIRAVLSPPRAHRQGSPSSSSSDRSPKSPFSVSRSPFSVTPSPPNSPSSAYGRYLQSRYCLPPTDLSRRSNHRYGESYCYACRGHKNSSLIRH from the exons ATGGTGGCCGTCGATGTTAAGGAGAAGAACAGTGGAAGCAGTCTTAAGTTTCTATGCAGTTATGGCGGCAGAATCCTCCCTCGTTCTACAGACGGGAAGCTCCGTTACGTCGGAGGTCATACCAGAGTCCTCTCCGTCCATCGTTCCATCTCTTTCGAAG AGCTAATCAAGAAACTATTCGAATTCTGTGGATACTCCGTTGATCTACGATGTCAATTACCTAACGGAGATCTCGAGACTCTAATCTCCGTCAAATCAGATGAGGATCTAGCCAACATCGTCGAGGAGTACGATCGCGTCTCCGGAGCCAAGATCCGAGCCGTTCTATCGCCTCCGAGAGCGCATAGACAGGGATCTCCGTCGTCTTCAAGCAGCGATCGATCTCCCAAATCTCCGTTCTCGGTCTCGCGTTCGCCGTTCTCCGTTACGCCTTCCCCGCCGAACTCGCCGTCGTCGGCGTACGGGAGATATTTACAGTCTCGGTATTGTCTGCCTCCCACGGATCTCAGTAGAAGATCAAATCACAGATACGGAGAATCATATTGCTATGCGTGTCGTGGACATAAAAACTCTAGCCTCATCCggcattga
- the LOC106422640 gene encoding uncharacterized protein LOC106422640: protein MSSQSNLIRRGGNSSALRRQLDLEVEDEIIRIPACDLTAASERFKKTLIGRVLHRGGRSVEAMITLLPRARIWNVEGRVRGMNLGNGRFQFDFDKEEDLVMVLNKRPCHFNHWIFALERWEPSTSEDFPNTIPFWIKVTGFPVHFWNDDAFTAIVKALGKKEAIDAKYARIQVSINPDRPLKMEARVEFSNGDIGKVNLTYEGLNRHCFRCKRISHDIYSCPDLSQEEREQKIKELRELNPTGAQGYSHQALSGPAGNYRSNGPNNKRHRSPNGDVYQRSPSRDEYPGQSREGKRQKETGGYWTSKSLSNRGEPVKTMERRREEKEDRYPSQQKKGIVWNRLEGQEKRKTEAEFSGTTKRS, encoded by the coding sequence ATGAGTTCACAGTCAAACCTGATCCGTCGAGGAGGAAACTCTTCTGCTCTACGTCGTCAACTGGACCTGGAAGTGGAGGACGAGATCATCAGGATCCCAGCTTGCGACCTAACGGCTGCATCTGAACGTTTCAAGAAAACCCTAATCGGAAGAGTTTTACACAGAGGAGGACGTAGTGTTGAAGCGATGATTACTCTCCTTCCGAGAGCACGTATCTGGAACGTAGAAGGGAGGGTCCGTGGAATGAATTTGGGCAACGGCCGTTTCCAATTCGATTTTGATAAGGAAGAAGATTTGGTTATGGTTCTAAACAAGAGGCCTTGTCACTTCAACCATTGGATCTTTGCGCTGGAACGATGGGAACCGTCCACAAGTGAGGACTTCCCTAATACTATTCCTTTTTGGATCAAAGTTACTGGATTTCCAGTCCATTTTTGGAACGACGATGCTTTCACTGCAATTGTGAAAGCGCTGGGGAAGAAAGAAGCTATCGATGCAAAATATGCTCGAATCCAGGTTTCTATCAATCCTGACCGTCCTCTAAAGATGGAGGCACGGGTAGAATTCTCAAATGGAGATATAGGTAAAGTAAACCTAACGTACGAGGGACTCAACCGACATTGCTTTAGATGCAAGCGTATTTCCCACGACATATACTCCTGTCCAGATCTATCTCAGGAGGAACGGGAGCAGAAGATTAAGGAACTACGGGAGCTCAACCCAACAGGAGCACAAGGGTACTCGCATCAAGCTCTCAGTGGACCGGCGGGGAACTATAGAAGCAATGGTCCAAATAATAAGAGGCATCGATCCCCCAATGGTGATGTCTACCAAAGATCACCGTCGCGTGATGAATATCCTGGTCAATCTAGAGAGGGAAAACGGCAAAAGGAAACAGGAGGTTACTGGACTTCCAAATCCCTCTCAAACAGAGGCGAACCAGTGAAAACGATGGAGAGAAGAAGGGAGGAAAAAGAGGACAGATATCCAAGCCAACAAAAAAAAGGTATTGTGTGGAACCGCCTTGAGGGCCAAGAAAAACGAAAAACCGAGGCAGAATTTTCTGGAACGACAAAGAGGTCGTGA